The following coding sequences are from one Salvia hispanica cultivar TCC Black 2014 chromosome 3, UniMelb_Shisp_WGS_1.0, whole genome shotgun sequence window:
- the LOC125210652 gene encoding uncharacterized protein LOC125210652, translating to MEEGSRQSLHLSSSRKNLVVQFLLKHSTDGVLIKGAVTEAAEEFGISRKTVYRMWKAAKEQMQRGEPAHMEGKVKGYQHSDKFDLDEEKTGTTSCRMKMSHIGHASQRGLSPK from the exons ATGGAGGAGGGGTCAAGACAGAGTCTACACTTAAGCAGCAGTAGGAAGAACTTGGTGGTGCAATTCCTCCTTAAGCATAGCACTGATGGAGTGCTCATAAAAGGGGCAGTGACGGAGGCGGCAGAGGAGTTTGGCATCAGTAGAAAGACTGTTTACAGGATGTGGAAGGCAGCAAAAGAGCAGATGCAAAGGGGGGAACCTGCACACATGGAAGGCAAAGTTAAAGGATATCAACATTCAGACAAGTTCGACCTAGATGAAGAAAAG ACAGGTACTACCTCTTGCCGGATGAAGATGAGCCATATAGGGCATGCAAGTCAAAGAGGTTTATCACCAAAGTGA
- the LOC125210653 gene encoding LOW QUALITY PROTEIN: protein IQ-DOMAIN 17-like (The sequence of the model RefSeq protein was modified relative to this genomic sequence to represent the inferred CDS: deleted 3 bases in 2 codons), whose product MGKKSSTSWLTAVKRAFRSPTKDSDADSKSCRRKVEHHHHDDQAKKSERRRWLFRKHSNNAAEAPVMPPEQRHAIEVAAAAAEAAVATAKAAVEMIRMSSNAAVSCKHETAAARVIQTAFRGFAARRALVALKGIVKLQALIRGQNVRKQANMTMKCMQSLLRVQARVRDRRARLSHDAGRHSMFAETTNFLRRINSRVKLHNSTLYIKISIYLPHDKFFGKHSREGSCVTDEWRPAPECPRTLEELEAILKARNEAALAHEKSSLAFAFAQQSNLVESDRSAYNGDESSELDNRTKWLDKWMATKQWETSSRASTDHRRDSIKTVEIDSLKTTNGRRSRCQSPINHRHSIASPHHRSIAPSTPSRTRSSPQVRPPSPRRIVTEDRSYSTANTPSLRSAQRVSEGTNAAAAVQIPNYMAATESAKARIRSQSAPRQRAATPERERGGSAARKRLSYPIPEPYCVNVGFGCNNLGQNLRSPSFKSVQAGYVGMEEQSNYSWYTESIGGEISPCSTTDLRRWLR is encoded by the exons ATGGGCAAGAAGAGCTCTACTTCCTGGCTCACCGCCGTCAAACGGGCCTTCCGTTCTCCCACCAAAGACTCTGATGCCGATAGCAAGAGCTGCCGCAGGAAAGTTGAGCACCACCACCATGATGACCAAGCCAAG AAGAGTGAGAGGAGGAGGTGGCTGTTCAGGAAACACTCCAACAATGCCGCAGAAGCTCCGGTGATGCCTCCTGAGCAGAGGCATGCCATCGAGGTGGCTGCGGCAGCAGCGGAAGCAGCGGTGGCGACTGCGAAAGCTGCGGTGGAGATGATCCGGATGAGCTCCAATGCTGCGGTCTCATGTAAACATGAGACGGCAGCAGCGAGAGTCATTCAAACTGCCTTCAGAGGCTTTGCA GCGAGGAGAGCATTGGTGGCGCTCAAGGGAATAGTGAAGCTGCAGGCTCTGATCCGAGGGCAGAACGTAAGGAAGCAAGCTAACATGACCATGAAATGCATGCAGTCGCTGCTGCGGGTCCAGGCGCGAGTGCGCGATCGTCGCGCCCGCCTCTCCCATGACGCCGGGAGGCACTCCATGTTTGCAGAGACCACCAATTTCCTCAGACGCATAAACTCTAGAGTAAAACTCCACAACTCCactctatatataaaaatatctatatatcTCCCACATGATAAATTCTTCGGAAAGCACAGT AGAGAGGGAAGCTGCGTGACGGACGAGTGGAGGCCGGCGCCGGAGTGCCCGCGCACGCTGGAGGAGCTTGAGGCTATCCTAAAAGCCAGAAACGAAGCGGCATTGGCGCATGAGAAATCCTCCCTGGCATTTGCTTTTGCACAGCAG AGCAACCTAGTGGAAAGCGACAGGAGCGCCTACAACGGAGACGAAAGCAGCGAGCTGGACAACAGAACAAAGTGGCTGGATAAATGGATGGCCACCAAGCAGTGGGAGACCAGCAGCAGAGCCTCCACCGACCACCGCCGCGACTCAATCAAAACCGTGGAGATCGACTCCCTCAAAACAACCAACGGGCGGCGATCCCGGTGCCAGAGCCCCATCAACCACCGCCACTCCATCGCCTCTCCCCACCACAGATCCATCGCGCCGTCCACGCCATCCAGAACGCGATCGTCGCCGCAAGTCCGCCCGCCCAGCCCTCGCCGCATCGTCACGGAAGACAGGAGCTACTCCACCGCCAACACGCCGTCGCTGCGATCCGCACAGCGCGTCAGCGAGGGAACcaacgccgccgccgccgtgcAGATACCTAACTACATGGCGGCGACGGAGTCAGCCAAGGCGAGGATCCGATCGCAGAGCGCGCCGAGGCAGAGGGCGGCGACGCCGGAGCGGGAGCGCGGTGGATCGGCGGCGAGGAAACGGCTGTCGTACCCGATACCGGAGCCGTATTGCGTGAATGTGGGATTCGGATGCAATAATTTGGGGCAGAATCTGAGGAGTCCGAGCTTCAAGAGCGTTCAGGCAGGGTACGTGGGGATGGAGGAGCAGTCCAATTATTCATGGTATACGGAGAGCATCGGCGGCGAGATATCGCCGTGTTCGACCACCGATCTGCGGCGGTGGTTGAGATGA
- the LOC125210651 gene encoding uncharacterized protein LOC125210651, whose product MRDCLVHKTVPAIKAKWPDWASKEIFIQQDNATPHINSVDPEFEDVANSDGFKIQLICQPANSPDTNILDLGFFRAIQTLQHEKPCSTVNELLGNVYSSYEELSPQTLNKVFLSLQACLTQILIFRGGNNYKVPHINKDRLERTEGLPNALDVDEKLVRDVLEYLQLPENNAGGAYDIGPLSTAFGF is encoded by the exons ATGAGGGACTGCCTAGTCCACAAG ACTGTACCAGCTATTAAGGCCAAGTGGCCAGATTGGGCAAGCAAAGAAATTTTCATCCAGCAAGACAATGCCACACCCCACATAAATAGTGTGGATCCTGAATTTGAGGATGTAGCAAATTCAGATGGATTTAAAATCCAACTGATTTGTCAACCAGCCAATTCACCTGACACCAACATACTAGACCTTGGCTTTTTCCGGGCTATTCAAACACTGCAGCATGAGAAACCATGCTCTACTGTTAATGAATTGTTGGGAAATGTGTATAGCTCTTATGAAGAGCTATCACCACAGACCCTAAACAAGGTTTTCCTCTCATTGCAAGCTTGCCTTACTCAAATTCTGATATTCAGGGGTGGGAACAACTACAAAGTCCCTCACATTAACAAAGACAGGTTGGAAAGAACAGAGGGGCTGCCTAATGCATTGGATGTGGATGAGAAGCTTGTGAGAGATGTGCTGGAGTACTTACAGCTACCAGAGAACAATGCAGGTGGTGCATATGACATTGGACCTTTGTCTACTGCTTTTGGGTTCTAA